The Stieleria maiorica genome includes the window CGCACTGCTGGTTTCGTCGACCCTCGGGACGCTGGCCCACGGCCAAGGTTACGCGGATAGCCGAGGCTACGCTGATGGCCAGCCTTACGCTGATAACCGGGGGCTCAATCGGATCGAGTCGCGCAGCTCGCGTCACAGCGGCATGGTCGACCAACTTTCGCGTGGCGAGTCGACCGTCAGCATCCGCCGACCGGTGCTCTCGGGCGATATCGGCACCGTCGAACGCGACACCCGATCGGTGATCCCGGAAAGCCCGCTTCGACCGTCCGCTGGCGGCGAGCCGGTGGTCGCGCTGCGACCGCAACCGATGTCCGTGCGTCAGGCGAATTTTGAATCCAGCGACCAGCTTGGCGGCCTCTATTCCGACGAACAAGCACAACTTCAGTCGCGGCAGCAATTGGATCGGCTGAATGCGCAAGAACACTATCAATCGTTCATCGAGCGCGAGCAGGCCGCAGCGCCGTCAGAGAAAGCGGACGCGACGGAGATGCTCAGCCGGATCGGGATCAACTTGGTTTTCGTCCTCGCACTGGCCGTCGGCGGGATTTTGTTCGTGCGACAACTTCAAAAGGGCAAGCAAGGTTCCAAAGCGACAACGCCCACCGATCTGGCCGGGCTGAAAATCGATCAGGTCCTGCAAGTCACCCGCGGCGTCAGTTTGTACCTGGTCGATTCGATGGCTAGCAAAATCCTGGTGGCGGTCGACGGCGGAGGGATCAAATCCGTCAGCGTGCTTCCCTCGCGATTCGAGGACGAACTGGATGACCCCGAAGCGTTCAGCCGACCCAAGGAGCCGGATGCATTGGCCGCGCGAGCCGGGGGGACTAACGCGACCCGTCAAGCCTCTCGCCGCAGCGTCAACAAGACGTCCAGCTCCGAGATCGATGAGAACCTGATCCGGCTGCTTCTGAGTAAATCGAAAGAAGCGGCCTGATCGAATTGGGAACCGAAATGGAATTCGCGTTGATCGCCCAGTTGTCCGCCGACCCAGCCAGCGACCCGTCGCAGCTGTTTTCGGATCTTGCGCCGCCGTTGCAGGTCGCGGTGCTGCTCGGCGCGCTCAGCTTTGCCACGGCCATGTTGGTCTGTGTCACGGCGTTCACACGAATCATCATCGTTCTGTCCTTCGTCCGCCGGGCGCTGTCCACCCAAGAGATCCCGCCGAACCAGGTGATGATGGGGCTGAGTCTGTTTCTGACGCTGTTCGTCATGGCCCCGACGTTTGAAAAAATTCACGACAACGCGGTGATCCCGTTGTTGGAGGCACAGGAAGCGGCCGGGCCGGACGAGGAACCCGAATTCGGCTTCGTCGATGCGTGGAAAATTGCATCGGAAGAGCTGAAGGTGTTCATGTTGCACAACACACGGACGAACGACTTGGCGTTGTTCTATGAACTTTCCGAAACCGCTCCGCCGTCACAGCGGATGGACACGCCGCTGAAGATCGCGGTGCCGGCGTTCATCATCAGCGAACTGAAAACCGCGTTCATCATGGGGTTTTGCATCTACATCCCCTTCCTGCTGATCGACTTGGTCATTTCAACGATCTTGATGGCGTTGGGAATGATGATGATGCCGCCGGTCGTCGTTTCGACGCCCTGCAAATTGCTGTTGTTCGTGCTGGTGGACGGCTGGCAATTGATTTCCAAAGCACTTGTCGCAAGTTTTGCCTAAGGGTCAACCGGCGTACCAAATCAAGATGAAAGAGACGGATTCGAATTTCGGATTTCTTCAGCGGAGTGAGCTGTGGCTTTCGGCCTCGTTCCTCGCGATGCTGATCGTCCTGATCATCCCCTTGCCGACGTTCCTGCTGGACATGTTTCTGGCGTGCAACATCGCCGCGGCGATCCTGTTGTTGTTGGTCACGCTGGGTGCCAAACGCCCGCTGGACATCGCGTCGTTTCCGTCGCTGTTGTTGTTGCTGACCCTGTTTCGATTGTCGCTCAACGTCGCCACGACGCGTTTGATTCTGTTGGACGGCAATGCGGGCAAGATCGTGTTGACGTTCGGCGATTTTGTCGTCGGCGGAAACCTGGTCGTCGGTCTGGTGATCTTTTTGATCTTGGTCACCATTCAATTCATCGTGATCACCAAGGGTGCGACGCGGATTTCCGAAGTCAACGCCCGGTTCACGCTCGATGCGATGCCCGGAAAACAGATGGCGATCGACGCCGAACTCAACAGCGGCGCGATCGACGAGAAAGAGGCTCGGGATCGGCGTAAGGGGTTGACCCAGGAAGCCGAGTTCTACGGTGCCATGGACGGTGCCAGCAAGTACGTCCGCGGCGACGCGATCGCGGGCTTGATCATCATGGTCGTCAACATCCTGGGCGGTGTGGTCCTGGGCGTCAGCGACGGACAA containing:
- the fliP gene encoding flagellar type III secretion system pore protein FliP (The bacterial flagellar biogenesis protein FliP forms a type III secretion system (T3SS)-type pore required for flagellar assembly.); translation: MEFALIAQLSADPASDPSQLFSDLAPPLQVAVLLGALSFATAMLVCVTAFTRIIIVLSFVRRALSTQEIPPNQVMMGLSLFLTLFVMAPTFEKIHDNAVIPLLEAQEAAGPDEEPEFGFVDAWKIASEELKVFMLHNTRTNDLALFYELSETAPPSQRMDTPLKIAVPAFIISELKTAFIMGFCIYIPFLLIDLVISTILMALGMMMMPPVVVSTPCKLLLFVLVDGWQLISKALVASFA